In a single window of the Nocardioides sp. L-11A genome:
- a CDS encoding STAS domain-containing protein: MHVAERLSECSITSTGGPDAATLLVEGDLVVTTTAVLEGAVNVCLRGHPRRVAVDLTRVRFMDSAGITALLTCRGRAATQRARLVVTHPSPTLARVMRPEIRALLTVDPEAAVAPPPGPPPGPPPEPPPEPTVGQRRLLACLSCGATTAHVPGPRTLGADGEVIVQWWSCTACDEGNTLVG; the protein is encoded by the coding sequence ATGCACGTGGCCGAGCGGCTGTCCGAATGCTCCATCACGTCCACAGGCGGGCCCGACGCCGCCACTCTCCTCGTCGAGGGCGATCTGGTCGTGACGACGACCGCCGTCCTGGAAGGAGCGGTCAACGTCTGCCTGCGCGGCCACCCGCGCAGGGTCGCGGTCGACCTGACCCGGGTGCGGTTCATGGACAGTGCGGGCATCACCGCCCTGTTGACCTGTCGGGGCCGGGCGGCCACCCAGCGCGCCCGGCTGGTCGTGACCCACCCCAGTCCTACTCTCGCCCGCGTGATGCGCCCCGAGATCCGTGCGCTGCTGACGGTCGATCCCGAAGCCGCGGTTGCGCCGCCGCCCGGGCCGCCGCCCGGGCCGCCGCCCGAGCCGCCGCCCGAGCCGACGGTGGGGCAGCGGAGGCTGCTCGCCTGCCTGTCCTGCGGGGCCACCACCGCGCATGTGCCCGGCCCCCGCACCCTCGGGGCGGACGGCGAGGTCATCGTCCAGTGGTGGAGCTGCACCGCCTGCGACGAGGGGAACACCCTCGTCGGGTGA
- a CDS encoding phospholipid carrier-dependent glycosyltransferase — MTVIGLSRTALGRRVPLAVERAISPIRRLSGRDRLLGWLGPIGLTLLAFGLRVVGLGNPHRFAFDETYYAKDAWSLLNNGYVQTYLSDADGNTKTDINADILAGHTQGVWTGDPSLAVHPDVGKWLIALGEKAFGMDPFGWRIASAVAGALMVLVMCRLARRMTGSTMLGCIAGALLMLDGLHFVLSRLALLDIFLALFLLCGVSCLVADRDWHRARLAKRARRTPDGVALTGWGPLVLFRPWLLAAGGCFGLAVGTKWTALYPLAALGVLCWLWSAGARRSLGVRWALVKGAIIDGIPAFLSLVVVALLVYIATWGGWLAHADKYEESLSATQYRQYTGQGHCAKDDDAYVATDLDTTRKWPTATEKDASGLGEAWQSLRSLWYYHQDVYTFHTHFLNCSTHFYESKPSSWLLINRPVGVAVTNDISPDAPGCDAPAGSDCIKQVLLLPTPVLWWGGVVALLFAVVMWIGARDWRYGLTVVGALSAWLPWMMYDDRPIFLFYAIAILPFTVLALTLAIGALIGPSRAPSARRTAGVIVSGAFVVLTLVNFAWFWPIWTNQMLTHSEWLDRVWFSRWV; from the coding sequence GTGACCGTCATCGGCCTCTCCCGCACCGCGCTCGGCCGGCGGGTGCCACTGGCGGTGGAGCGGGCGATCAGCCCGATCCGGCGGCTCTCGGGGCGCGACCGGCTGCTCGGCTGGCTCGGGCCGATCGGGCTGACGCTGCTGGCGTTCGGGCTGCGCGTGGTCGGGCTCGGAAACCCGCACCGCTTCGCGTTCGACGAGACGTACTACGCCAAGGACGCCTGGTCACTGCTCAACAACGGCTACGTCCAGACCTACCTGAGCGACGCCGACGGCAACACCAAGACCGACATCAACGCCGACATCCTCGCCGGCCACACCCAGGGGGTGTGGACCGGAGACCCGTCGCTCGCCGTGCACCCCGACGTCGGCAAGTGGCTGATCGCCCTCGGCGAGAAGGCCTTCGGGATGGACCCCTTCGGCTGGCGGATCGCGTCGGCCGTCGCGGGCGCGCTGATGGTGCTCGTCATGTGCCGCCTGGCGCGACGGATGACCGGCTCGACGATGCTCGGCTGCATCGCCGGCGCCCTGCTCATGCTCGACGGCCTGCACTTCGTGCTCTCCCGGCTGGCGCTGCTCGACATCTTCTTGGCGCTCTTCCTGCTGTGCGGCGTGTCCTGCCTGGTGGCCGACCGCGACTGGCACCGGGCGCGCCTGGCGAAGCGGGCCCGACGTACGCCGGACGGCGTGGCATTGACCGGATGGGGGCCGCTGGTCCTGTTCCGTCCGTGGCTGCTGGCGGCCGGCGGGTGCTTCGGGCTGGCCGTGGGCACCAAGTGGACGGCGCTCTACCCGCTCGCCGCGCTCGGTGTCCTGTGCTGGCTCTGGAGCGCCGGCGCGCGCCGCTCGCTCGGCGTCCGGTGGGCGCTGGTGAAGGGCGCGATCATCGACGGCATCCCGGCCTTCCTGTCCCTGGTCGTGGTGGCGCTGCTCGTCTACATCGCCACCTGGGGCGGCTGGCTGGCCCACGCCGACAAGTACGAGGAGAGCCTGAGCGCGACGCAGTACCGGCAGTACACCGGCCAGGGGCACTGCGCGAAGGACGACGACGCCTACGTCGCGACCGACCTCGACACGACGAGGAAGTGGCCGACGGCGACCGAGAAGGACGCGAGCGGACTGGGTGAGGCGTGGCAGTCGCTGCGCTCGCTGTGGTACTACCACCAGGACGTCTACACCTTCCACACCCACTTCCTGAACTGCTCCACGCACTTCTACGAGTCCAAGCCGTCGAGCTGGCTGCTCATCAACCGGCCGGTCGGCGTCGCGGTCACCAACGACATCTCGCCCGACGCCCCGGGCTGCGACGCGCCCGCCGGCAGCGACTGCATCAAGCAGGTGCTGCTCCTCCCCACGCCCGTGCTGTGGTGGGGCGGCGTAGTGGCGCTGCTGTTCGCGGTGGTGATGTGGATCGGCGCCCGCGACTGGCGCTACGGGCTGACCGTCGTGGGCGCGCTGTCCGCATGGCTGCCGTGGATGATGTACGACGACCGGCCGATCTTCCTCTTCTACGCGATCGCGATCCTGCCGTTCACCGTGCTGGCCCTGACCCTCGCCATCGGGGCGCTGATCGGGCCCTCGCGCGCACCCTCAGCCCGGCGTACCGCGGGCGTCATCGTGAGTGGGGCGTTCGTCGTCCTCACCCTGGTGAACTTCGCCTGGTTCTGGCCGATCTGGACCAACCAGATGCTGACGCACAGCGAGTGGCTGGACCGGGTCTGGTTCTCGCGCTGGGTCTAG
- a CDS encoding type II toxin-antitoxin system VapB family antitoxin, whose amino-acid sequence MATNLALDPQLIDVLEASGARTKKEAVTIALREYLAVRERATIVDLFGTIEWDTGFDHQAARRSRDRKLGLAD is encoded by the coding sequence ATGGCGACGAATCTCGCCCTCGACCCTCAGCTGATCGACGTCCTCGAAGCCAGCGGAGCGCGCACCAAGAAGGAAGCGGTCACGATCGCGCTGCGGGAGTACCTCGCCGTTCGTGAACGGGCCACGATCGTCGACCTCTTCGGCACCATCGAGTGGGACACCGGGTTCGACCACCAGGCGGCTCGGCGATCGCGTGACCGCAAGCTCGGCCTCGCCGACTGA
- the rsmI gene encoding 16S rRNA (cytidine(1402)-2'-O)-methyltransferase, with the protein MSGVLVLAGTPIGQVGDAPPRLAAELATADVVAAEDTRRLRRLVADLGIELGGRVVSYFEGNEAARTPSLVEALVAGERVVLVTDAGMPSVSDPGYRLVAAAVEADIRVTAVPGPSAVLTALAVSGLPVDRFCFEGFLPRKAGERGRRLADLAGEQRTMVFFEAPHRTAAALAAMRDAFGPERAAVVCRELTKTHEEVRRDGLAALVDWAAQGVRGEVTIVVAGAVPGAAVATDPDSLRAAVAELEESGMRRKEAIAVVAGQAGLPKRDVYQVVHIDG; encoded by the coding sequence GTGAGTGGAGTCCTGGTGCTGGCGGGTACGCCGATCGGCCAGGTCGGCGACGCGCCGCCGCGGCTCGCGGCCGAGCTGGCCACGGCCGACGTCGTCGCGGCCGAGGACACCCGCCGCCTGCGCCGCCTCGTGGCCGACCTCGGCATCGAGCTGGGCGGGCGGGTGGTGTCCTACTTCGAGGGCAACGAGGCCGCGCGCACGCCGTCCCTCGTCGAGGCGCTCGTCGCCGGCGAGCGGGTGGTGCTGGTGACCGACGCGGGGATGCCCAGCGTGTCCGACCCGGGCTACCGGCTCGTCGCCGCGGCCGTCGAGGCCGACATCCGGGTCACCGCCGTCCCCGGCCCGTCCGCGGTGCTGACCGCGCTCGCCGTGTCCGGGCTGCCGGTCGACCGGTTCTGCTTCGAGGGCTTCCTGCCGCGCAAGGCGGGGGAGCGCGGGCGCCGGCTCGCCGACCTGGCCGGGGAGCAGCGCACGATGGTCTTCTTCGAGGCGCCGCACCGCACCGCGGCCGCGCTCGCGGCGATGCGCGACGCGTTCGGCCCCGAGCGCGCCGCCGTGGTGTGCCGTGAGCTGACCAAGACCCACGAGGAGGTACGCCGTGACGGGCTCGCCGCCCTCGTCGACTGGGCCGCCCAGGGGGTCCGCGGCGAGGTGACGATCGTCGTCGCGGGCGCCGTCCCCGGAGCGGCGGTGGCGACCGACCCCGACAGCCTGCGCGCCGCGGTCGCGGAGCTCGAGGAGTCCGGCATGCGACGCAAGGAGGCGATCGCGGTGGTGGCCGGGCAGGCTGGACTCCCCAAACGCGACGTCTACCAGGTGGTGCACATCGATGGCTGA
- a CDS encoding alpha/beta fold hydrolase, which yields MAEPTARITTVERDGLVFDVLDAGPIDGEPILLLHGFPERATSWRLVAPQLHAAGYRTIAMDQRGYAPRARPPRRRDYRVSLLAQDAVAVIDAVAGPGGAVHVVGHDWGAIVAWALAQHHADRVRTLTAVSVPHPGAFVSSLVRSGQLLKSWYMLAFQLPVLPETLLGRVRSASDRQLRHAGMTRADVDRVRTEIVESGALPHALGWYRALPFNDPRDMRARVTVPTTLVWSDQDVALARWGAEHTVRWVDAPYRFVELNGVSHWIPTQAPDALVEAVLDRVGTPAS from the coding sequence ATGGCTGAGCCGACGGCACGGATCACGACGGTCGAGCGGGACGGACTGGTCTTCGACGTCCTCGACGCCGGCCCGATCGACGGCGAGCCGATCCTGCTCCTGCACGGGTTCCCCGAGCGGGCGACGTCCTGGCGTCTGGTGGCTCCGCAGCTCCACGCCGCGGGCTATCGGACCATCGCGATGGACCAGCGTGGCTACGCGCCCCGGGCCCGACCGCCACGGCGTCGCGACTACCGGGTCTCACTGCTCGCGCAGGACGCGGTCGCCGTGATCGACGCCGTCGCCGGGCCGGGCGGTGCCGTCCACGTCGTCGGCCACGACTGGGGTGCGATCGTCGCCTGGGCCCTCGCCCAGCACCACGCCGACCGGGTCCGCACCCTCACCGCCGTCTCGGTGCCCCACCCGGGCGCCTTCGTGTCCTCGCTCGTGCGCTCGGGCCAGCTGCTGAAGTCCTGGTACATGCTGGCCTTCCAGCTCCCGGTCCTGCCCGAGACGCTGCTCGGGCGGGTCCGCTCGGCGTCCGACCGGCAGCTCAGGCACGCCGGCATGACCCGAGCCGACGTGGACCGGGTGCGCACCGAGATCGTCGAGTCCGGGGCGCTGCCGCACGCGCTGGGGTGGTACCGCGCCCTGCCGTTCAACGACCCGCGCGACATGCGCGCCCGGGTCACCGTGCCGACGACCCTGGTCTGGAGCGACCAGGACGTGGCACTGGCCCGCTGGGGTGCGGAGCACACCGTCCGCTGGGTCGACGCGCCCTACCGCTTCGTCGAGCTCAACGGCGTCTCCCACTGGATCCCCACCCAGGCCCCCGACGCGCTGGTCGAGGCCGTCCTCGACCGCGTGGGCACCCCGGCGTCGTGA
- a CDS encoding TatD family hydrolase, which produces MSTDERPPVPEPLPHPVVDNHCHLDIGRGGEAWDTREAIDAAAAVGVPRIVQIGCDLPGARWAVAAAAEHPELVAGVALHPNEAPRILERDGRAALEAAWEEIERLAGAHDRVRAVGETGLDAFRTGAEGRAVQAESFRRHIDIAKRLDKTLVIHDRETHDEVLEVIDGEGAPDRWVMHCFSGDADFARACLDRGAYLSFAGTVTFKNAAPLREALRIVPRDRVLVETDAPYLTPSPFRGRTNASYLVPLTVRAMAAERGDDVTELCAAIDATTETAFGGSWGV; this is translated from the coding sequence GTGAGCACCGACGAGCGCCCGCCCGTCCCGGAGCCCCTGCCGCACCCCGTCGTCGACAACCACTGTCACCTCGACATCGGTCGCGGGGGCGAGGCATGGGACACCCGGGAGGCGATCGATGCGGCCGCCGCGGTCGGCGTACCCCGGATCGTGCAGATCGGCTGCGACCTCCCCGGTGCCCGGTGGGCGGTGGCCGCCGCCGCGGAGCACCCTGAGCTCGTCGCCGGCGTCGCCCTGCATCCCAACGAGGCGCCGCGGATCCTCGAGCGCGACGGTCGCGCGGCGCTGGAGGCGGCGTGGGAGGAGATCGAGCGGCTCGCCGGAGCCCATGACCGGGTGCGGGCGGTGGGGGAGACCGGCCTCGACGCCTTCCGCACCGGCGCCGAGGGCCGCGCCGTGCAGGCGGAGTCGTTCCGGCGCCACATCGACATCGCCAAGCGGCTCGACAAGACCCTCGTCATCCACGACCGGGAGACCCACGACGAGGTGCTCGAGGTGATCGACGGCGAGGGCGCTCCGGACCGGTGGGTGATGCACTGCTTCTCCGGCGACGCGGACTTCGCCCGGGCCTGCCTCGACCGGGGGGCCTACCTCTCCTTCGCCGGGACGGTCACCTTCAAGAACGCCGCGCCGCTGCGCGAGGCGCTGCGGATCGTGCCCCGCGACCGGGTGCTGGTCGAGACCGACGCGCCCTATCTCACCCCGTCGCCCTTCCGCGGCCGCACCAACGCGTCGTACCTCGTCCCGCTGACGGTGCGCGCGATGGCCGCCGAGCGCGGGGACGACGTGACGGAGCTGTGTGCCGCCATCGACGCCACCACCGAGACCGCCTTCGGAGGCTCCTGGGGAGTGTGA
- a CDS encoding transglycosylase family protein: protein MRLAHPQLARLTHGRNLKASLLRLAHSRKALAGTVVAVLVTVAAVTWGYSTMTTDVRLSVDGEERAVTTMGATVGDVLREEGIEVSERDIVEPGPDERIEAGDRIAVLFSRPVELTVDGATSTHWVTATDVEGALAEIGTPYADGRLSTSRSADIDRGGAEIEVVTPKELTFVLAGAKPVTQQLPALTVEDALAQVGVQLDEHDKVRPARGTALAAGDRIVFTDIEKRERSVTGERVAAPVEKVSDDALYEGQTEVETPGVDGARDVTYRVTVRNGTVVRRVVLTATVTREPTPEVVKVGTKPVIESGNTVWDRLAQCESGGNWRINTGNGYYGGLQFSLGTWRANGGTGYPHQASRETQIAIATRLRDRSGGYGAWPGCAAKLGLPR from the coding sequence GTGCGACTTGCGCACCCCCAGCTCGCCCGGCTGACCCACGGCCGGAACCTCAAGGCCTCCCTCCTCAGGCTCGCCCACAGCCGCAAGGCCCTCGCCGGAACGGTCGTCGCGGTCCTCGTCACCGTCGCCGCGGTCACCTGGGGCTACTCCACGATGACCACCGACGTGCGGCTCTCCGTCGACGGCGAGGAGCGTGCGGTCACCACGATGGGCGCCACCGTCGGCGACGTCCTTCGTGAGGAGGGCATCGAGGTGTCCGAGCGCGACATCGTCGAGCCCGGACCCGACGAGCGGATCGAGGCGGGCGACCGGATCGCCGTGCTGTTCAGCCGCCCGGTCGAGCTGACCGTCGACGGCGCGACCAGCACGCACTGGGTGACCGCCACCGACGTCGAGGGAGCTCTCGCCGAGATCGGCACCCCCTACGCCGACGGCCGGCTCTCCACCAGCCGCTCCGCCGACATCGACCGCGGCGGCGCGGAGATCGAGGTCGTCACGCCCAAGGAGCTCACGTTCGTCCTCGCCGGTGCGAAGCCGGTCACCCAGCAGCTGCCCGCGCTCACGGTCGAGGACGCGCTGGCCCAGGTCGGCGTCCAGCTCGACGAGCACGACAAGGTGCGCCCGGCGCGGGGGACCGCGCTCGCGGCCGGCGACCGGATCGTCTTCACCGACATCGAGAAGCGCGAGCGCAGCGTGACCGGCGAGCGGGTCGCCGCGCCCGTCGAGAAGGTCTCCGACGACGCGCTCTACGAGGGCCAGACCGAGGTCGAGACCCCCGGGGTCGACGGTGCCCGCGACGTCACCTACCGGGTGACCGTACGCAACGGCACCGTCGTGCGCCGCGTCGTCCTGACCGCGACGGTGACCCGCGAGCCGACTCCCGAGGTCGTCAAGGTCGGCACCAAGCCGGTGATCGAGTCCGGCAACACCGTGTGGGACCGCCTCGCCCAGTGCGAGTCCGGTGGCAACTGGCGGATCAACACCGGCAACGGCTACTACGGCGGCCTCCAGTTCAGCCTCGGCACCTGGCGTGCCAACGGCGGCACCGGCTACCCCCATCAGGCCTCCCGCGAGACCCAGATCGCCATCGCCACGCGGCTGCGCGACCGGTCCGGCGGGTACGGCGCATGGCCCGGCTGTGCCGCCAAGCTCGGTCTGCCCCGCTGA
- the rsmA gene encoding 16S rRNA (adenine(1518)-N(6)/adenine(1519)-N(6))-dimethyltransferase RsmA, translating into MPETSAPRLLGPAEVRELAARLGLRPTKQRGQNFVIDANTVRRIVRESGVAADEVVVEVGPGLGSLTLALLEAGAEVTAIEVDPLLAGELPATIGAFAPGQAERFRVVLADALSVTELPGPPPRALVANLPYNVSVPVLLHLLALLPSLEHGLVMVQAEVADRLAAAPGSKTYGIPSAKAAWFADVRRAGAIGRNVFWPAPNVDSGLVAWTRREPPTDRVAREQVFAVIDAAFAQRRKALRGALRAIAGGAEKAEAALRTAGIDPLTRGEALGIDEFVAITVALQESPDAGESA; encoded by the coding sequence ATGCCTGAAACCTCCGCTCCGCGGCTGCTCGGCCCGGCGGAGGTTCGGGAGCTGGCGGCGCGGCTCGGACTGCGCCCGACCAAGCAGCGCGGCCAGAACTTCGTCATCGACGCCAACACGGTGCGCCGCATCGTGCGCGAGTCCGGCGTCGCCGCGGACGAGGTCGTGGTCGAGGTCGGCCCGGGGCTGGGGTCGCTGACGCTGGCGCTGCTCGAGGCCGGCGCCGAGGTGACCGCGATCGAGGTGGACCCGCTGTTGGCCGGGGAGCTGCCCGCCACCATCGGCGCCTTCGCGCCCGGCCAGGCCGAGCGGTTCCGGGTCGTGCTCGCCGATGCCCTGAGCGTGACCGAGCTGCCCGGTCCGCCACCGCGGGCCCTGGTGGCCAACCTGCCCTACAACGTCTCCGTGCCGGTCCTGCTGCATCTGCTGGCCCTGCTGCCGTCGCTGGAGCACGGCCTGGTGATGGTGCAGGCCGAGGTCGCCGACCGGCTGGCGGCGGCACCGGGATCGAAGACCTATGGCATCCCCTCGGCGAAGGCGGCCTGGTTCGCCGACGTACGCCGGGCGGGCGCGATCGGGCGCAACGTCTTCTGGCCGGCCCCCAACGTCGACTCGGGCCTGGTCGCCTGGACCCGGCGCGAGCCGCCGACCGACCGGGTGGCGCGGGAGCAGGTGTTCGCGGTGATCGACGCCGCGTTCGCCCAGCGGCGCAAGGCGCTGCGCGGCGCGCTGCGCGCGATCGCCGGTGGCGCCGAGAAGGCGGAGGCCGCCCTGCGGACGGCGGGGATCGACCCGCTGACCCGCGGCGAGGCGCTCGGCATCGACGAGTTCGTGGCGATCACGGTCGCCCTCCAGGAGAGTCCCGACGCAGGGGAGAGTGCATGA
- a CDS encoding 4-(cytidine 5'-diphospho)-2-C-methyl-D-erythritol kinase, with product MTQVTVRAPAKINLHLGVGGLRPDGKHVLATVYQAVGLYDDVTVAEADDWSVAMTEPIDGVPLDDTNIAVRAGWALTAHHGIDRAARITIAKGIPVMGGMAGGSADAAATLLALDRLWDLQTSDDDLLRIAGTLGSDVPFALLGGTALGTGHGEVVSPVADASSVWWVVVLSDEGLSTPAVYGHFDELSPDAPAAPPIPDDLIAALGTGYTDEIGDLLANDLWPAARDLRPDLVDVEVRLRSMAPDGVLLSGSGPTLLVLHEDVEEARTTVAELTEQGLRCTLAPGPVAGAHVVTYA from the coding sequence ATGACGCAGGTGACGGTGCGGGCCCCCGCGAAGATCAACCTCCACCTCGGAGTCGGCGGGCTGCGGCCGGACGGCAAGCACGTCCTCGCGACGGTCTACCAGGCCGTCGGGCTGTACGACGACGTCACCGTCGCCGAGGCCGACGACTGGTCGGTCGCGATGACCGAGCCGATCGACGGCGTCCCCCTCGACGACACCAATATCGCCGTCCGCGCCGGCTGGGCGCTGACCGCCCACCACGGCATCGACCGGGCCGCCCGGATCACCATCGCCAAGGGGATCCCGGTCATGGGCGGCATGGCCGGCGGATCCGCCGACGCGGCCGCCACCCTGCTGGCGCTGGACCGGCTCTGGGACCTGCAGACCTCCGACGACGACCTGCTCCGGATCGCCGGCACGCTCGGCAGCGACGTACCGTTCGCGCTGCTCGGTGGCACCGCCCTCGGCACCGGCCACGGCGAGGTCGTCAGCCCCGTCGCCGACGCCAGCTCGGTGTGGTGGGTCGTGGTGCTCTCCGACGAGGGCCTCTCCACGCCCGCGGTCTACGGTCACTTCGACGAGCTGTCACCCGACGCTCCCGCCGCGCCGCCGATCCCGGACGACCTGATCGCCGCGCTCGGCACCGGCTACACCGACGAGATCGGCGACCTGCTCGCCAACGACCTGTGGCCCGCCGCCCGGGACCTGCGTCCCGACCTGGTCGATGTCGAGGTGCGGCTGCGCAGCATGGCGCCCGACGGCGTCCTCCTCTCCGGTTCCGGGCCGACCCTCCTCGTCCTGCACGAGGACGTCGAGGAGGCGCGGACCACCGTCGCGGAGCTGACCGAGCAGGGCCTGCGCTGCACGCTCGCCCCCGGCCCCGTCGCCGGTGCCCACGTGGTGACCTATGCCTGA
- a CDS encoding ABC-F family ATP-binding cassette domain-containing protein, with amino-acid sequence MPEPRSLLNLERVSKSYGVRPLLADVSLGVGEGERIGIVGRNGDGKTTLLRIMTGTEEPDEGRVSRQRGLLVGVLSQHDDFDDSHTVREVVLQGKADHEWAADARLREIVDVLLAGVDLDRAVHGLSGGERRRCALAGLLLGDHDLVVLDEPTNHLDVEAVAWLAAHLAARPSALVVVTHDRWFLDAVCQQTWEVHDGVVDTYEGGYAAFVLAKAERQRQAAASEQRRQNLVRKELAWLRRGAPARTSKPKFRIDAANALIEDVPPPRDRLELQRFAAQRLGKDVIDVEDVDFARGTRQLLSHATWRLGPGDRVGLVGVNGAGKTSVLSLLSGEAAPRVGKVRHGRTVALQHLTQDVEVDDPEARVLATVESIRRVTKTADGEISATSMLERFGFTGDKLTARIGDLSGGERRRFQLLRLLLTEPNVLLLDEPTNDLDIETLNVLEDFLDGWPGTLVVVSHDRYFLERVTDSVWALLGDGQVSMLPRGVDEYLERRAAAMHLDVAAPTPPAAPATSVSSGAGGGVTPPKAKAGSAEERAARKTVARLDKVLERLAAREAELTADLAAHATDPERLTAIGTELAALQEEKDAAELEWLEAAEVLG; translated from the coding sequence ATGCCTGAGCCGCGCAGCCTGCTCAACCTGGAGCGGGTCTCGAAGTCGTACGGCGTCCGCCCGCTGCTCGCCGACGTCTCGCTCGGCGTCGGGGAGGGCGAGCGGATCGGCATCGTGGGCCGCAACGGCGACGGCAAGACGACGCTGCTGCGCATCATGACGGGCACCGAGGAGCCCGACGAGGGACGCGTCTCGCGCCAGCGGGGGCTCCTGGTCGGCGTGCTGTCCCAGCACGACGACTTCGACGACAGCCACACCGTGCGCGAGGTCGTGCTCCAGGGCAAGGCCGACCACGAGTGGGCGGCCGACGCGCGGCTGCGCGAGATCGTGGACGTGCTGCTGGCGGGCGTGGATCTCGACCGCGCCGTGCACGGCCTCTCCGGCGGCGAGCGCCGCCGATGCGCCCTGGCCGGCCTGCTGCTGGGCGACCACGACCTGGTCGTGCTCGACGAGCCGACCAACCACCTCGACGTCGAGGCGGTCGCCTGGCTGGCCGCCCACCTCGCCGCGCGGCCCTCCGCGCTGGTCGTCGTCACCCACGACCGCTGGTTCCTCGATGCCGTGTGCCAGCAGACCTGGGAGGTCCACGACGGCGTCGTCGACACCTACGAGGGCGGGTACGCCGCCTTCGTACTCGCCAAGGCGGAGCGCCAGCGCCAGGCCGCCGCCTCCGAGCAGCGCCGGCAGAACCTGGTCCGCAAGGAGCTCGCCTGGCTGCGGCGCGGCGCCCCAGCGCGTACCTCGAAGCCCAAGTTCCGCATCGACGCCGCCAACGCGCTCATCGAGGACGTGCCGCCACCACGCGACCGCCTCGAGTTGCAGCGGTTCGCCGCCCAGCGGCTGGGCAAGGACGTCATCGACGTCGAGGACGTCGACTTCGCGCGGGGCACCCGTCAGCTGCTCTCCCACGCCACCTGGCGCCTCGGGCCCGGGGACCGGGTCGGCCTGGTCGGCGTCAACGGCGCCGGCAAGACCTCGGTGCTCTCCCTGCTCTCCGGCGAGGCGGCCCCCCGTGTCGGCAAGGTGCGCCACGGCCGTACCGTCGCCCTCCAGCACCTCACCCAGGACGTCGAGGTCGACGACCCGGAGGCCCGGGTGCTGGCCACCGTCGAGTCGATCCGGCGCGTCACGAAGACCGCCGACGGCGAGATCAGCGCCACCTCGATGCTCGAGCGCTTCGGGTTCACCGGCGACAAGCTGACCGCCCGGATCGGTGACCTCTCCGGTGGCGAGCGGCGCCGGTTCCAGTTGCTCCGGCTGCTGCTGACCGAGCCCAACGTGCTGCTCCTCGACGAGCCGACCAACGACCTCGACATCGAGACCCTCAACGTCCTCGAGGACTTCCTCGACGGCTGGCCCGGCACCCTCGTCGTCGTCTCCCACGACAGGTACTTCCTGGAGCGGGTCACCGATTCGGTCTGGGCCCTGCTCGGCGACGGGCAGGTCTCGATGCTGCCTCGCGGCGTCGACGAGTACCTGGAGCGGAGGGCGGCGGCGATGCATCTCGACGTCGCCGCGCCGACCCCTCCCGCCGCGCCTGCCACGTCCGTGTCGTCGGGTGCCGGCGGAGGAGTGACTCCGCCGAAGGCCAAGGCCGGCTCCGCGGAGGAGCGGGCCGCGCGGAAGACCGTCGCCCGTCTCGACAAGGTCCTCGAGCGACTCGCCGCCCGCGAGGCGGAGCTGACCGCCGACCTCGCGGCCCACGCGACCGACCCCGAGCGGCTGACCGCGATCGGCACCGAGCTCGCCGCCCTGCAGGAGGAGAAGGATGCCGCCGAGCTGGAGTGGCTCGAGGCCGCCGAGGTACTGGGCTAG